From Nguyenibacter vanlangensis, one genomic window encodes:
- a CDS encoding IS1595 family transposase, whose protein sequence is MARNKVQFQKGLSEAQFDELYGSEEKCRAVIFGWRWPSGFECPACGGREHSVIQSRGQYQCSACRKQTSLIAGTIFAATKVPLRTWFRALYHLTQSKGGISSIELGRRLGVTQTTAWKIKHKLAQVMMEREAGKRLKGRIELDDAYLGGERGGGKRGRGSAGKTPIVAAVETTPQGKPIRLKLRRVAGFSRAEIAKMAKNSFDPASSVVSDGLRCFAAVTEAGCVHHPILTGSGPKAGRNPAFKWVNTALANIKNAMTGTYRAIRDKHAPRYLAEFVYRFNRRFDLASMIPRLGYAAVRTPPMPYRLLKLAEISA, encoded by the coding sequence ATGGCTCGCAACAAGGTCCAGTTTCAGAAAGGGCTAAGCGAAGCCCAATTTGACGAACTTTACGGAAGCGAAGAGAAGTGCCGAGCGGTGATCTTTGGCTGGCGTTGGCCATCTGGTTTTGAATGCCCGGCCTGCGGCGGGCGTGAGCACAGCGTCATTCAGAGCCGTGGGCAGTATCAATGCAGCGCCTGTCGGAAGCAGACGTCGCTGATCGCCGGAACGATCTTCGCGGCAACCAAGGTGCCGTTACGGACCTGGTTTCGTGCCCTGTACCATCTGACCCAGAGCAAAGGCGGCATCTCCAGCATCGAACTGGGGCGCAGGCTCGGCGTGACGCAGACCACGGCCTGGAAGATCAAGCATAAACTCGCGCAGGTAATGATGGAACGCGAGGCCGGCAAGCGACTGAAGGGACGGATCGAACTGGACGACGCCTATCTCGGCGGAGAACGCGGCGGCGGCAAGCGCGGGCGAGGATCAGCGGGCAAGACGCCGATCGTGGCCGCTGTTGAAACCACACCGCAAGGCAAGCCAATCCGCCTGAAACTCCGCCGGGTGGCCGGGTTCAGTAGGGCCGAGATCGCAAAGATGGCAAAAAACAGCTTCGACCCCGCCAGCAGCGTGGTCAGTGACGGTCTACGCTGTTTCGCCGCCGTCACCGAAGCAGGGTGCGTCCATCATCCCATCCTGACCGGTTCGGGACCAAAGGCAGGCCGCAACCCTGCTTTCAAATGGGTCAATACCGCTCTCGCCAACATCAAGAATGCCATGACCGGTACTTACCGTGCTATCCGTGACAAGCATGCGCCGCGCTATCTCGCCGAGTTCGTTTATCGCTTCAATCGCCGCTTCGACCTCGCCTCCATGATCCCTCGCCTCGGATACGCCGCCGTCAGAACCCCGCCCATGCCCTATCGCCTGCTCAAATTGGCTGAAATTAGTGCGTAA
- a CDS encoding TonB-dependent receptor: MTLRRSLIAATILAIQCDISGALAQSATSGSAPSGSATSGTTAPSAASAHRHVSKAKKKVRPSAQQVSPATRAHFVNRPAPAAVVAPVAAPVYHAPPDSGEAVIVTGTHAFNRHARDSTAPITVISAATLTRTGQVNLADALTRMDPSITQEAMGADAGALTSSIRMRGLNPNEVLVLVDGKRRHTTANIYADQGPQQGSTPVDLNMLPANAIDHIEILRDGAAAMYGSDAIAGVVNIITKKTAHGLNLSGQTGANAYNGDGWQYQTNLDGGFGFGDDGYVHIAGQVMHADHMVPPGAHDLRSVPGNVDYQGVNFPGNSNMIMSTPEETRENLLIDFGKTLTEGVQGYGQITYAHRHSEAYENYRLPTKAPTLWPNGFSPLETIDENDFAATLGLKGDNFLGFDWDLSTTYGQDDDDVGNKNTANPGMIASPLYGWSPTKAMAEQYSLAQWTNNADFRRRLKIANVVPVTVAFGAEHRLEQYQIWPGNPTSYELGGTQGYAGLMPQNAGKWGRDIWAGYLDGDFHPLPHWDLDFAGRFEHYTDFGDTENGKVSTRYDFTRRIAIRGTISNGFRAPTLPEEHFSSLNVSPTGASGTLSTTSAAGVSLGALPLKPERSTSAEAGIVLEPIDGWHISADVYQINIRDRISGGATTTGLAAYNAILGTGATLSYDAWHDAKTGAVDYSNISANYFANVGSTRTQGLDIMSDYLLRLGEYGNVDLSMGINLNRTTVSHINTLGNGMAALNPQTVSYLTNGAPRSKIILQAHWTVGQWDVNVRQTRYGETKLLQTFEDQAGSLAYSNTQWLQFTNTPAWLTDLEVGYRVDRHWHVAIGANNIFNIRPRRLPLVVNYLGANQYDQNSSGIPFTGGFYYGRINANF; encoded by the coding sequence ATGACCCTAAGGCGAAGCCTTATTGCGGCCACCATCCTGGCAATTCAGTGCGATATTTCAGGGGCGTTAGCCCAGAGCGCCACGTCCGGTAGCGCCCCATCCGGCAGCGCCACGTCCGGCACCACCGCCCCGAGTGCGGCGTCGGCCCATCGTCACGTCAGCAAGGCCAAGAAGAAGGTCAGGCCGTCCGCGCAGCAGGTCAGCCCCGCGACCCGGGCGCATTTCGTCAATCGTCCTGCTCCTGCCGCCGTCGTCGCCCCGGTTGCGGCGCCCGTCTATCATGCGCCGCCTGATTCGGGCGAAGCCGTGATCGTGACCGGCACCCATGCCTTCAACCGCCATGCGCGCGATTCGACGGCGCCGATCACCGTGATTTCCGCCGCCACCCTGACCCGCACCGGGCAGGTCAACCTGGCCGACGCGCTGACGCGCATGGACCCGTCGATCACCCAGGAAGCGATGGGCGCCGACGCCGGGGCGCTGACCTCGTCGATCCGCATGCGCGGCTTGAACCCGAACGAAGTGCTGGTGCTGGTGGACGGCAAGCGCCGCCATACCACGGCGAACATCTATGCCGACCAGGGCCCGCAGCAGGGATCGACGCCGGTCGACCTGAACATGCTGCCGGCGAACGCGATCGACCATATCGAAATCCTGCGTGACGGCGCGGCGGCCATGTACGGGTCGGACGCCATCGCGGGCGTGGTCAACATCATCACCAAGAAGACGGCGCACGGGCTGAATCTGAGCGGCCAGACGGGCGCGAACGCCTATAACGGCGATGGCTGGCAGTACCAGACCAATCTCGATGGCGGGTTCGGCTTCGGCGACGACGGCTATGTCCATATAGCCGGCCAGGTCATGCATGCCGACCACATGGTGCCTCCGGGCGCGCATGACCTGCGCTCGGTGCCGGGCAATGTGGATTATCAGGGCGTGAACTTCCCCGGCAATTCCAACATGATCATGAGCACGCCGGAGGAAACGCGCGAGAATCTGCTGATCGATTTCGGCAAGACGCTGACCGAGGGCGTGCAAGGATACGGGCAGATCACCTATGCCCACCGTCACAGCGAGGCCTACGAAAACTATCGCCTTCCGACGAAGGCGCCCACTCTGTGGCCGAACGGCTTCTCGCCGCTGGAGACGATCGACGAAAACGACTTCGCCGCGACCCTGGGCCTGAAGGGCGACAATTTCCTGGGCTTCGACTGGGATCTGAGCACGACTTACGGTCAGGACGACGACGACGTCGGCAACAAAAACACCGCCAACCCGGGCATGATCGCCTCGCCGCTCTATGGCTGGTCGCCGACCAAGGCGATGGCCGAGCAATATTCCCTGGCGCAGTGGACGAACAATGCCGATTTCCGCCGCCGGCTGAAGATCGCCAATGTCGTGCCGGTGACGGTGGCCTTCGGCGCCGAGCACCGTCTGGAGCAGTACCAGATCTGGCCGGGCAATCCGACCTCGTACGAACTCGGCGGCACGCAGGGCTATGCCGGCCTGATGCCGCAGAACGCGGGCAAGTGGGGCCGTGACATCTGGGCCGGCTATCTGGATGGCGATTTCCATCCGCTGCCGCACTGGGACCTGGATTTCGCGGGACGGTTCGAGCACTACACCGATTTCGGCGATACCGAGAACGGCAAGGTCTCGACCCGCTATGACTTTACCCGCCGCATCGCCATCCGCGGCACGATCAGCAACGGTTTCCGTGCGCCGACCCTGCCGGAAGAACATTTCAGCTCGCTGAACGTGTCGCCGACCGGCGCGTCGGGCACGCTGTCCACCACGAGTGCCGCGGGCGTCTCGCTCGGCGCGCTGCCTTTAAAGCCGGAACGCTCGACCAGCGCCGAGGCCGGAATCGTGCTGGAACCGATCGATGGTTGGCATATTTCCGCCGACGTCTATCAGATCAACATCCGCGACCGCATTTCCGGCGGCGCGACCACGACGGGCCTAGCGGCATATAACGCGATCCTCGGGACTGGGGCGACCCTCTCTTATGACGCGTGGCATGATGCGAAGACCGGCGCGGTGGATTATTCCAACATCTCGGCGAATTACTTCGCCAATGTCGGCAGTACCCGGACCCAGGGACTGGACATCATGTCCGACTACCTGCTGCGCCTGGGCGAGTACGGCAATGTCGATCTGAGCATGGGGATCAACCTGAACCGCACGACGGTCAGCCACATCAACACGCTGGGCAACGGCATGGCGGCGCTGAATCCGCAGACCGTGTCCTACCTGACGAACGGCGCGCCGCGCAGCAAGATCATCCTGCAAGCCCATTGGACGGTCGGCCAGTGGGACGTGAACGTACGCCAGACCCGCTATGGTGAAACCAAGCTGCTGCAGACCTTCGAGGATCAGGCCGGGAGTCTGGCTTACTCGAACACTCAGTGGCTGCAATTTACCAATACGCCGGCGTGGCTGACGGACCTGGAAGTGGGCTATCGCGTGGACCGTCACTGGCACGTCGCCATCGGCGCGAACAACATCTTCAACATCCGTCCGCGTCGCCTGCCGCTGGTCGTCAATTATCTGGGTGCCAACCAGTACGACCAGAACTCCTCGGGCATTCCGTTCACCGGCGGCTTCTATTACGGGCGCATCAACGCGAATTTCTGA